One Glycine max cultivar Williams 82 chromosome 6, Glycine_max_v4.0, whole genome shotgun sequence DNA segment encodes these proteins:
- the LOC100813118 gene encoding phosphatidylinositol 4-phosphate 5-kinase 1, with product MPQALLLRHHTERDTYKATGWNRSQGGTRRVTPSVEEDSSLERRLPNGDVYMGSFSGNAPSGSGKYLWRDGCVYEGEWKKGKACGKGKFSWPSGATYEGEFKSGRMDGFGTFTGSDGDTYRGSWSSDKKHGYGQKRYANGDLYEGSWKRNVQEGEGRYVWKNGNEYYGEWKSGVICGRGTLIWANGNRYEGQWENGVPRGQGVFTWSDGSCYVGCWNKDLKLHQLNGTFYPGSGDNLTVSMRKRSSVDSARGSGVKSFPRICIWESEGEAGDITCDIIDNVSLLYRDSSGTGSDRGDVNPFRRNPCCFSGEAKRPGQTISKGHKNYDLMLNLQLGIRYSVGKEASISRELKPSDFDPKEKFWTRFPAEGSKITPPHQSVEFRWKDYCPMVFRQLRKLFQVDPADYMLAICGNDALRELSSPGKSGSFFYLTQDDRFMIKTVKKSEVKVLLRMLRSYYQHVSKYENSLVTKFYGVHCVKPIGGQKTRFIVMGNLFCSEYQIHRRFDLKGSSHGRTTDKTKEIDETTTLKDLDLNFVFRLQNNWFQDFIKQIERDCEFLEAEGIMDYSLLVGLHFRDDNTYEKMGLSPFLLRTGKWDSYQSEKFMRGYRFLEAELQDRDRVKSGRKSLIRLGANMPARAERMARRSDFDQYTPCCSGETYDVVLYCGIIDILQDYDISKKLEHAYKSLQVDPSSISAVDPKLYSKRFRDFVGRIFIEDW from the exons ATGCCCCAAGCACTCCTACTTCGTCACCACACTGAAAGAGACACTTACAAGGCAACCGGTTGGAACCGGTCACAAGGCGGAACCCGAAGAGTCACCCCCAGCGTAGAAGAAGATAGCAGCCTGGAGAGGCGGTTGCCGAACGGTGACGTGTACATGGGAAGCTTCTCGGGGAACGCGCCCAGCGGATCGGGGAAGTACCTGTGGAGAGACGGGTGTGTGTACGAAGGTGAGTGGAAGAAAGGCAAGGCGTGCGGGAAAGGAAAATTCTCGTGGCCTTCTGGAGCCACCTACGAGGGCGAATTCAAATCGGGTCGAATGGACGGCTTCGGAACCTTCACCGGATCCGACGGCGACACCTACCGCGGGTCCTGGAGCTCCGACAAGAAGCACGGGTACGGTCAGAAGCGTTACGCGAACGGGGACTTGTACGAGGGGTCGTGGAAGCGGAACGTGCAGGAGGGGGAGGGGCGCTACGTCTGGAAGAACGGGAACGAGTACTACGGGGAGTGGAAGAGCGGCGTCATTTGCGGCCGTGGGACGCTCATTTGGGCTAACGGGAACCGTTACGAGGGCCAATGGGAGAACGGTGTTCCCAGGGGGCAAGGGGTTTTCACCTGGTCCGATGGGAGCTGCTATGTTGGGTGCTGGAACAAGGACCTTAAGCTGCACCAGCTCAACGGAACTTTTTACCCCGGGAGCGGCGATAATCTCACCGTCTCAATGAGGAAGCGTTCTTCCGTTGACAGTGCTAGAGGGAGTGGTGTTAAGAGTTTTCCCAGGATTTGTATCTGGGAATCCGAGGGTGAAGCCGGGGATATAACCTGTGATATAATCGATAATGTTTCGTTGTTGTATCGGGATTCGAGTGGAACCGGGTCAGATCGAGGAGATGTTAACCCGTTTCGCCGGAACCCTTGTTGCTTTTCCGGTGAGGCGAAGAGACCGGGGCAGACTATATCCAAGGGGCATAAGAATTATGATCTCATGCTTAATCTGCAATTGGGTATAAG GTACTCAGTTGGGAAGGAAGCTTCCATTTCGCGAGAGCTTAAACCGAGTGATTTTGATCCGAAGGAGAAGTTCTGGACAAGGTTTCCGGCTGAAGGATCTAAGATTACGCCGCCGCATCAATCAGTGGAGTTCCGCTGGAAGGACTACTGCCCTATGGTTTTTAG ACAATTGAGGAAGCTATTTCAGGTGGATCCTGCGGATTACATGTTAGCTATATGTGGGAATGATGCCCTCAGGGAGCTTTCCTCTCCAGGGAAAAGTGGAAGCTTCTTCTACTTGACCCAGGACGACAGATTTATGATCAAGACGGTGAAGAAATCCGAAGTTAAG GTGCTTCTTCGGATGCTTCGAAGCTACTACCAACATGTTTCGAAATATGAGAATTCTCTTGTGACAAAATTTTATGGAGTACACTGTGTCAAACCAATTGGAGGCCAAAAG ACGCGCTTTATTGTGATGGGCAATCTTTTCTGCTCAGAATATCAAATCCATAGACGATTTGACTTGAAGGGATCTTCACATGGCCGGACAACAGATAAGACCAAGGAGATTGATGAAACTACCACCCTCAAGGACCTGGATCTCAACTTTGTGTTTCGTCTACAAAATAATTGGTTCCAGGATTTCATCAA ACAAATTGAGCGGGATTGTGAGTTCTTGGAGGCTGAGGGAATTATGGATTACAGTCTTTTAGTTGGCCTTCATTTCCGTGATGATAATACATATGAAAAAATGGGATTGTCACCATTTCTTTTGCGCACAG GAAAGTGGGATTCTTATCAGAGTGAAAAGTTCATGCGTGGTTATCGCTTTCTTGAAGCAGAGCTGCAGGATAGGGATCGAGTTAAATCTGGCCG GAAATCATTGATTAGGTTAGGAGCCAATATGCCTGCGAGAGCTGAGCGCATGGCTCGGAGGAGTGATTTTGATCAATACACCCCTTGTTGCAGTGGGGAAACCTACGATGTTGTTTTATATTGTGGGATTATTGACATTTTGCAAGATTACGATATCAGCAAGAAACTGGAGCATGCTTACAAGTCTTTACAGGTTGACCCTTCATCAATCTCAGCTGTTGATCCAAAGCTTTACTCAAAAAGGTTCCGGGATTTTGTGGGCAGAATATTCATTGAAGACTGGTAA